The Geobacter sp. AOG2 genome includes a window with the following:
- a CDS encoding chemotaxis protein CheX, translated as MSLISFEEIMFTIMSATQDTFKSYMNIDLLAGKVEKRVDPVDSDVTGIVGVAGDRVGYIIFATDKKTAQCVAKELLMVDEADDECIRDAVGELANNIAGAFKTKYHEQYGSVALGLPLVVSGQLRAISEPPDPNESTSINVQCKGVTIPFTTANGSINIKVMVYM; from the coding sequence TTGTCCTTAATTTCCTTTGAAGAGATCATGTTCACCATCATGTCCGCCACCCAGGACACCTTCAAGAGTTATATGAACATCGACCTGCTGGCCGGTAAGGTGGAAAAGCGGGTGGACCCTGTGGATTCCGATGTGACCGGTATTGTGGGTGTGGCCGGGGACCGGGTCGGCTACATCATCTTTGCCACCGACAAGAAAACTGCCCAGTGCGTCGCCAAGGAGTTGCTGATGGTGGATGAAGCCGACGACGAGTGTATCCGTGACGCGGTCGGCGAGCTGGCGAACAACATCGCCGGCGCATTCAAGACCAAATACCATGAACAGTACGGCAGCGTCGCTTTGGGGCTGCCGCTGGTAGTTTCCGGCCAATTGCGCGCCATTTCCGAACCGCCGGACCCCAACGAGAGCACCAGTATCAATGTCCAGTGCAAGGGTGTGACTATCCCCTTTACCACGGCCAACGGCTCTATCAACATCAAAGTCATGGTGTATATGTAG
- the guaB gene encoding IMP dehydrogenase, with amino-acid sequence MPYDKLTEGLTFDDVLLVPAHSLVLPRDVNLSTRLSRNIPLNIPLVSAAMDTVTEARTAICMAREGGLGIVHKNLSIEAQAQEVDKVKKSESGMIVDPITMRPNQKIREALDIMSRYRISGVPITKPNGKLVGILTNRDLRFETDYDLPISARMTKRNLVTVPVGTTLEQAKEHLKHTRVEKLLVVDDERNLMGLITIKDIEKVKKYPNACKDSLGRLRVGAAVGPTAEMEARMEGLIRAGVDVIVIDTAHGHSQGVIDAVIRAKSTFPGVEIIAGNIATAEAAEALIKAGADAIKVGIGPGSICTTRVVAGVGVPQITAIHECSRVAHKHGVPVIADGGIKYSGDLPKAVSAGADSIMIGSLFAGTEESPGDTILYQGRTYKSYRGMGSIGAMKDGSKDRYFQSDVGEDVKLVPEGIEGMVPLRGPLSANIHQLMGGLRSGMGYTGCGTIPDMQERSRFIRITGAGLKESHVHDVTITKEAPNYRVGN; translated from the coding sequence ATGCCCTACGACAAGTTAACGGAAGGTCTTACCTTTGACGACGTCCTCCTTGTGCCTGCTCACTCTCTTGTTTTGCCTCGCGATGTCAACCTCTCCACCCGCCTGTCCCGCAACATCCCCTTGAATATACCGCTGGTCAGCGCCGCCATGGATACGGTAACCGAGGCCCGAACCGCCATCTGTATGGCCCGTGAAGGCGGTCTCGGCATCGTTCACAAGAATCTCAGCATTGAGGCTCAGGCCCAGGAAGTGGACAAGGTTAAAAAGAGCGAATCGGGGATGATCGTTGATCCGATTACCATGCGTCCCAACCAGAAGATCCGTGAAGCTTTGGACATCATGTCGCGCTACCGCATCTCGGGCGTGCCGATCACCAAGCCTAACGGCAAGCTGGTGGGGATTCTCACTAACCGCGACCTTCGTTTCGAGACCGATTACGATCTGCCGATTTCGGCCCGCATGACCAAACGCAACCTGGTGACCGTACCGGTTGGCACCACCCTGGAACAAGCCAAGGAACACCTCAAGCATACCAGGGTCGAAAAGCTGCTAGTGGTCGACGACGAACGCAACCTCATGGGACTGATCACCATCAAGGATATCGAGAAGGTCAAGAAATATCCCAATGCCTGCAAGGACAGTCTGGGCCGCTTGCGGGTCGGCGCTGCCGTCGGACCGACTGCCGAGATGGAGGCCCGTATGGAAGGGCTGATCAGGGCCGGGGTCGACGTTATTGTCATCGATACCGCCCACGGACACTCCCAGGGGGTAATCGACGCCGTGATCCGGGCCAAATCGACATTTCCCGGTGTTGAGATCATCGCCGGCAACATCGCGACGGCCGAGGCAGCCGAGGCGCTTATCAAGGCGGGCGCCGACGCCATCAAGGTCGGCATCGGTCCCGGCTCCATCTGTACCACCCGCGTGGTGGCCGGGGTGGGCGTGCCACAGATAACCGCCATTCACGAGTGTTCCCGGGTAGCCCACAAGCACGGCGTGCCGGTCATTGCCGACGGCGGCATCAAGTATTCCGGCGATCTGCCCAAGGCGGTTTCGGCGGGCGCAGACAGTATCATGATCGGTTCGCTCTTTGCCGGGACCGAGGAGTCGCCGGGCGATACGATCCTCTACCAGGGCAGGACTTACAAAAGCTACCGCGGCATGGGTTCCATCGGTGCGATGAAGGATGGCAGCAAGGACCGTTATTTCCAGTCAGACGTGGGTGAAGATGTAAAACTGGTGCCGGAGGGGATCGAAGGCATGGTACCGCTACGCGGACCGCTTTCGGCCAATATCCACCAGTTGATGGGGGGCCTCCGGTCGGGCATGGGCTATACCGGTTGCGGCACCATCCCGGACATGCAGGAACGGAGCCGCTTCATCCGCATCACCGGCGCTGGCCTCAAGGAGTCCCACGTACATGATGTGACGATCACGAAAGAGGCTCCGAACTACCGGGTCGGCAATTAA
- a CDS encoding elongator complex protein 3 — MEAVTVPFFISHQGCPHTCVFCDQHAISGSLGNLPDRQQIHAAIGSWHRSAAGRPLEVAFFGGSFTALPESVQDELLTSVRPLLESGIVGSIRVSTRPDYVDDSVVRRLAALGVAVIEIGVQSMDDDVLALSGRGHDSAASEAALRCIRRQGVAAGAQLMPGLPGDTSASALRSLERVIAAGATFVRLYPVVVLHGTELARRYQAGDYRPLSLEQGIALCKQLLHKAMRAGIDVIRIGLQAADGLNSATVLAGCWHPALGQLVRSELYFDLLSHLIAPLPDGVPFRVACHPSRLSDVIGQKRQNLVRLRPSGALIVVRPDDSLLEEEVMVEYSTQCFRSDIITGLNYTISEV, encoded by the coding sequence GTGGAAGCGGTCACGGTTCCTTTCTTCATCAGTCATCAGGGATGCCCCCACACCTGTGTTTTCTGTGACCAACATGCAATTTCCGGTTCCCTCGGCAACCTGCCGGACCGGCAGCAGATTCATGCCGCAATCGGCTCCTGGCACCGCTCGGCAGCCGGTCGCCCCTTGGAGGTTGCTTTTTTCGGGGGCAGCTTTACCGCCCTGCCGGAATCGGTGCAGGATGAATTGCTTACCTCTGTTCGACCCCTTCTGGAGAGTGGTATTGTCGGGTCCATACGGGTATCCACCCGGCCTGACTACGTGGATGACAGCGTGGTTCGCCGTTTGGCCGCCCTGGGTGTCGCCGTCATCGAAATAGGCGTGCAGTCCATGGATGACGACGTACTGGCGCTGAGTGGCCGGGGCCACGACTCAGCCGCATCCGAGGCCGCCCTGCGCTGCATCAGGCGGCAGGGCGTTGCCGCCGGAGCACAGTTGATGCCCGGCCTGCCGGGCGACACGTCTGCCAGTGCGCTCAGGTCGTTGGAGCGGGTGATCGCCGCCGGAGCCACCTTTGTGCGACTCTATCCGGTGGTGGTGCTGCACGGGACGGAACTGGCCCGGCGCTACCAGGCGGGCGACTATCGTCCCTTGAGCCTGGAGCAGGGGATTGCGCTCTGCAAACAGCTTCTGCACAAGGCCATGCGAGCCGGGATCGACGTCATTCGTATCGGGCTTCAAGCCGCAGACGGGCTGAACAGCGCTACGGTGTTGGCCGGTTGCTGGCATCCGGCGCTCGGCCAACTGGTGCGTTCGGAACTCTATTTCGATCTGTTGAGCCACCTCATAGCGCCTTTGCCCGATGGCGTTCCCTTCAGGGTTGCCTGCCATCCCTCGCGGCTCTCGGACGTGATCGGTCAAAAACGGCAGAACCTGGTGCGTCTGCGGCCGTCGGGCGCGCTGATCGTGGTTAGGCCTGATGACTCCCTTTTAGAGGAAGAGGTTATGGTTGAATATTCAACGCAATGCTTTAGAAGTGATATTATAACAGGTTTGAATTACACTATTAGCGAGGTATGA
- the guaA gene encoding glutamine-hydrolyzing GMP synthase — protein MTTDIHSQKILILDFGSQVTQLIARRIREQSVYCEIHPFNMPLEKIKSFDPQGIVLSGGPCSVYDADAPLSDQRIFELGVPVLGICYGMQLMTQQLGGRVERSNKREYGRSQLQIDDNGDLFSGFSGHEEVWMSHGDRIEEMPKGFGTIAHTDHSPVAAMKDEQRRFFGVQFHPEVVHTPRGDEMLGNFVFTVCGCKPTWTMAGFIETEIASIREKVGTGKVICALSGGVDSSVVAVLIHKAIGDQLQCIFVNNGLLRKGEAEKVVNLFTKHFKINLDYVDASARFLEKLAGVSDPEKKRKIIGNEFIYLFEEEAVKLGEVDYLAQGTLYPDVIESVSIKGPSAVIKSHHNVGGLPERMNLKLLEPVRELFKDEVRLLGKELGMPDEVVYRQPFPGPGLAIRCIGDLTAEKLDILREADAIVLEEIRKAGLYRDIWQSFAVLLPVRTVGVMGDARTYDFTVALRAVNSLDGMTADWVKLPYELLGTISSRIINEVKGVNRVVYDISQKPPATIEWE, from the coding sequence ATGACCACCGATATCCACAGCCAGAAGATCCTCATCCTTGACTTCGGGTCGCAGGTGACCCAGCTTATCGCCCGTCGCATTCGCGAACAGAGCGTCTACTGCGAGATCCATCCCTTCAATATGCCCCTGGAAAAGATCAAGTCGTTCGATCCCCAGGGGATTGTACTTTCCGGCGGCCCGTGCAGTGTCTACGACGCCGATGCGCCGCTCTCGGACCAGCGCATCTTTGAGCTGGGCGTGCCGGTGCTCGGCATTTGTTATGGCATGCAACTCATGACCCAGCAACTGGGCGGCCGGGTGGAGCGCTCCAACAAGCGGGAATACGGACGCTCTCAACTACAGATCGACGATAATGGCGATCTCTTCAGCGGCTTCAGCGGTCATGAAGAGGTATGGATGTCCCATGGCGACCGCATTGAGGAGATGCCCAAGGGGTTCGGCACCATTGCTCACACCGACCATTCACCGGTTGCGGCCATGAAGGATGAACAGCGCCGTTTCTTCGGAGTGCAGTTTCACCCCGAGGTGGTGCATACACCCCGTGGCGATGAGATGCTGGGCAACTTCGTCTTCACTGTGTGCGGCTGCAAGCCAACCTGGACCATGGCCGGTTTTATCGAAACCGAGATTGCCTCGATCAGGGAAAAGGTCGGAACGGGTAAGGTTATCTGTGCCCTGTCCGGTGGGGTGGATTCCTCGGTCGTGGCGGTGCTGATCCACAAGGCCATCGGCGACCAACTTCAGTGCATCTTTGTTAACAACGGCCTGTTGCGCAAAGGTGAGGCCGAGAAGGTCGTCAACCTCTTCACCAAACATTTCAAAATCAATCTGGACTACGTTGATGCATCGGCTCGTTTTTTGGAAAAACTGGCGGGGGTCAGCGATCCGGAAAAGAAACGCAAGATCATCGGTAATGAGTTTATCTACCTGTTCGAGGAAGAGGCGGTCAAGTTGGGTGAGGTGGATTACCTGGCTCAGGGGACGCTCTACCCGGACGTGATCGAATCGGTCTCCATCAAGGGACCGTCGGCGGTCATCAAGAGCCACCACAACGTGGGCGGCCTGCCGGAACGCATGAACCTTAAGCTGCTGGAGCCGGTGCGGGAACTTTTCAAGGATGAGGTCAGGCTGCTGGGCAAGGAACTGGGGATGCCGGACGAGGTGGTCTACCGTCAACCATTCCCCGGGCCGGGGCTGGCGATCCGCTGCATCGGCGATCTGACGGCAGAAAAACTGGATATCCTGCGTGAGGCGGACGCCATTGTGCTTGAGGAGATCCGCAAGGCCGGTCTGTATCGCGATATCTGGCAGTCCTTTGCCGTACTTCTGCCGGTACGTACGGTAGGCGTTATGGGCGACGCCCGTACCTATGATTTTACTGTCGCGCTCCGTGCGGTCAATTCCCTGGATGGTATGACCGCCGACTGGGTCAAGCTGCCCTACGAACTCCTGGGCACCATTTCTTCACGCATCATCAACGAGGTCAAAGGGGTTAACCGGGTGGTGTACGACATCAGTCAGAAACCGCCGGCAACCATCGAGTGGGAGTAG
- a CDS encoding M42 family metallopeptidase, giving the protein MRKESLTFLEKLLDAPSPSGYEQPAQRVFRDYVAPYCDELTTDVMGNVFARIPGKGKDLPRVMIVGHTDEIGLQVKYIDDKGFLYFAAVGGVDAHLTPGKRVNVHTMNGLLVGVIGKKPIHLMDAKDRETVVKLESQYIDIGARDKKEAQKLVRVGDAVTFESAFTRLAGDRVSSRGFDDKAGCFVVAEVLRLVAAGKKKLAVDLYGVSSVQEEIGLRGGTTSCYTVNPDVGICVEVDFATDQPDVEKKHNGEVALGKGPILTRGANINPHLFELLSTAAEKEKISVQHTANPRATGTDANVMQISRNGVATALVKIPLRYMHTPVETVSLSDLEDAAKLIVAALERITSREEFIPR; this is encoded by the coding sequence ATGCGTAAAGAATCACTGACATTTCTTGAAAAGCTTCTCGACGCCCCCAGTCCGTCCGGCTATGAGCAGCCGGCCCAGCGTGTATTTCGCGACTATGTCGCTCCCTACTGCGATGAGTTGACCACCGATGTCATGGGGAATGTTTTTGCCCGCATTCCGGGTAAGGGTAAGGATCTGCCACGGGTAATGATTGTGGGGCATACGGATGAGATCGGTCTTCAGGTCAAGTACATCGACGATAAAGGGTTTCTCTACTTTGCCGCCGTGGGCGGGGTGGACGCCCATCTGACCCCCGGCAAGCGGGTCAATGTCCATACCATGAACGGCCTCTTGGTCGGCGTAATCGGGAAAAAGCCCATCCACCTTATGGACGCCAAGGACCGGGAGACCGTGGTCAAACTGGAATCCCAGTACATCGATATCGGGGCCAGGGACAAGAAGGAGGCCCAGAAGTTGGTCAGGGTTGGGGATGCGGTCACCTTCGAGAGTGCCTTCACTCGTTTGGCGGGTGATCGGGTATCGTCGCGCGGTTTCGACGACAAGGCCGGCTGTTTCGTGGTGGCCGAGGTATTGCGTCTGGTTGCGGCGGGCAAGAAAAAGCTGGCCGTGGATCTCTATGGTGTTTCTTCCGTTCAGGAGGAGATCGGCCTGCGGGGCGGCACCACCAGTTGCTATACCGTCAACCCGGACGTGGGTATCTGCGTTGAAGTGGATTTTGCCACCGACCAGCCCGACGTGGAGAAAAAACACAACGGCGAGGTGGCCTTGGGCAAGGGACCGATCCTGACCCGCGGTGCCAATATCAATCCGCACCTGTTCGAGCTGCTTTCCACGGCGGCGGAGAAGGAAAAAATCAGCGTACAGCATACCGCCAATCCCCGTGCTACCGGCACCGATGCCAATGTTATGCAGATTTCCCGTAACGGTGTGGCCACGGCCTTGGTAAAGATTCCGCTCCGCTACATGCATACACCGGTGGAAACCGTTTCCCTGAGCGATCTTGAGGATGCTGCCAAACTTATCGTGGCCGCGTTGGAGCGGATTACGTCGCGGGAGGAGTTCATTCCCCGCTGA